The sequence below is a genomic window from Lolium perenne isolate Kyuss_39 chromosome 7, Kyuss_2.0, whole genome shotgun sequence.
cctggataatcttgatcggtgcttgcctgccccttgagtgcttcgagaggcgcttccttgcgagccTCTCCGTCGTTCACTGGATCGGTCTGCtgcggataggcgtctctcgaaggtggcttgctctttggatagtcgctcccggtttttctctaaTATGGAGCGGTAGGCGTTGAGTGTTCCAACCGTGGTTCCTGCAGGGAGCgatgtgttgttaagcacggctgccttggctgctgcccactcctcctctgcgatggtgtaatcgttGTTGTTGTTACTGGCACTGTTCTCAAAACTTGCTCGtctgctggagcggggggtgcgatctccgtctcccctgttcCTCGCGTTGTTGGCAACATAAACCTGGTGGTGCGCTGTTCCTCGGGTGACACCTTGGACGATGCTGTCGACACTGtcttctcccgatgaatactgggcattgcagatgaacggtgtgtcgcttgatcctagcccgtgcctggtgtcgcagttcaagcaatAGTACGAAGTCATCTCCGAAGATGCGGGATTGTCGGATCCGACAGACATGGAAGACGTCGAACGAGGAGTCGATGACGCGGGCGAGCTCGTCgagcctgtcagaccagccgaaaggtcgactgaTGACGACGTGCTTGAATCCGTCGATCTGGAGGCGAGTggttccagcagccgaaggactTCTTCCGAGTTGACGTGTTAGTGGACGCTgctgaaggtcatctccatgtttccttgtagatcggaaaaggtcgagcgagacgagtcgctgtgcggggtgaattcgtaggagccgaagcgaatcgggcttcccagacttgGCGATGACGATgtcgatgaagctgctgatgacataactggttctgccgatgaccgatcttgtgccgatagggttcccacagacggcgctaattgtcgagggtactcctcggcaatgccctccgattggggcttagggttgatggaatcctgtaagctgacacgagacatcggttcacagacaagcggggagagcgatttacccaggttcggggccctcgatgaggtaaaacccttacgtcctgccctatctgatcttgattatgaagatattgggttacaatggggtgccgaatagttcggctgagatctcgtcgagaggctaagtgctgcggcgacctagctctagactttttggtggctaagattgctaagattgattgtgtccctcggtagcccctctcctggcctttatataaggggccaggtctcaagaggtctaaccgagtacgactaggtttacagtagctttaaatctaaactttcctcgttcggctgcttccttgtcttgcccgccaaggaatcttctggtgcgccatccatctggcccgccttgccttcaagtgcttcatgggcctccagctagattatacaggatagggcaatgtcggttacccgaagggtaatgcccacgtcagcggACGAGCCAGACGGCAGTGAAAATGAGTGAGAAAGAGAGGAGAACGATTGACTTCAAGATTCGTGCAGACTTATTGGGTGCATGGGCCGCTCAAAAGGACGTTAGTTTCTTATAATTTGTGTAAAATATTTAGAGGTTCCGGTCCTACATGATTTTGGTTCCGGTCCCATATTTACGGTTCCGTAAGTTTGGTTCCATCTTTTTTCCACCGTTAGATCAGGGTGGATGGATGGTTATTAAACATGCCAATCACTGTAAAACTTGTAATATAATACTAACTCCATTTCTCAAAATTAGGCGTATAGTTTTTCTGAAAAGTCACGCTTGTTGATCTCGAGCAAGCTTGTAGAAAAAACTATTGGCAACAGTAATACAACGTAGATATAATACTTCGTATCAAAGTACATTTCATTATGTATTTAATGGTAATCATTTGATATAGCAGGTGTTAATATGTTTTCGATAAACATGGTAAATCTTTTTACGTTGTTTGACTTGAACAAAATTTATGTCTTTTTATGAGAGATAGAGGGAGTAGCAGGAAATGTAGCGATTACTCCAGCCTAAGCATTGACCAGCACCTTTTTTGAGTAGTTACTAGCCAGTATATTTTTTCTTGATTCTGGCAAGTCAACTATATTATCTGCAGGGTAAGCATTGACCAGCACCTTTAATCCTCGGTCAAGCGTCTTGATTCCGGAGCTGACGTACTTAAATATTCCTAGCTAAAGAAGTTTCTATCAGAATATATACAGTTAGGAAGCAACGGTCACGGTCGGCATTATTTCCATCACCGTCAGTACCCTTGTGCTCCGGTGATGTTTTGAATCGGTTGGACAAGACGCGTATACACGCAAGGCCAAGGCGCGGCGCTCGAACAGTACACGTATTTATTCATTTCGGGGTCGGGAAGTAATGGAGGAGGAGAAACATAAAAGTGGACCAACTAACTGTCTCTGGCATTCAAGGCTGCAATGATGCCAGTgttcttcaattcaagaaggtgaAGGAGGATTCAATGAGAGTAGTTAGCACAAGTGGCAATACCCCACTCCACGAACTCTGAAATTTGCCTTTTCAAATTCCTGGAGCTCTTGCGTGCCCAGATCCAGGATGAGTGATCCATTACAGCATAGACATTAAAAAAAAGCAGAGCAAATGGATTGAAATGAGATGGTAGATATGCAATGTTAAGTTGCTGCAATTTAGTCGCAGTAGTATTTCTTTTTGGAAGCCACTATTCTTTCTTAATTTTGAAATTCTGAACAAGGGCATCTCTGCTAAGAGTGCCATCTCATGTACTTGTGAGGAAACTTTATCGAAGCAATGTACGGTAAACACCAGGAAATCTTTCAAGTAAGCCCTACTAGCTACACACGACAGTGAAACACTCTGCTGATGCAGAGACATCTGAAAAGAAAAATCCGAGGAGTAATCAAATCCTTTACCTTGTATTCACTGATTCTTTCATTCCACCCGCCAGAATGCGGCAAATCTCCACTCCCGCGCTTGGACGGTCGAATTTGGTCTGGGTATTGCACAAGCGATCGGTTCGTGCGAGCACCAGATCGAACAGAGCAGCAGATGATCTTAGATCCTAGCTAGGAGCACGGCGGAACTTTTCACAGGTGGCCTCTGATCCACAGCAGCGTCCGCCTCGCGAACGACGGCGCCTCGTCGGCCCTCGAGCTGAGCCCTGCGGCGGCCGTGCCCATGCCGGACTCGACGTCCCAGTCCACGACGCTGCCGCTCGCGCTCTTGTCCCACGCCGACACGTTGTACTCGGACTCGGTAACGGGGCTCACCACGTCCGCCCGCCGCTTCGGCGCCGCCCCGATGTCGCTCGCCGCGCGCTGGAGCGCCGAGGGGAGCCGGAACGACGACGCTCGGCGCGACGAAGACCCAGACGGGGCGCCACCGTCCTTCCCGCGCGTCCCGCCCCGCATCCATATCCTGGACACGGAGAAGCTCTCCTTCTTGCCCGTCGTGGGCTTCGAGAGCTTGGCCGACGCGTCGAACCCGCGGAACCCTTCCCGCTTGGAGTGGCAGTCGCACTCCGACATGGCCACTCGGTGCCCCGGCATCCGCGTCGCCGGCCGCTTCTTGGCAGGCGGCTTCACGGAGACACGGAGCAGGGAGCTCTGGTCCATGACGTACTCGTAGGTCCCCATGGAGTAGCACCGCCTCACGTCCTGGTCGGGGTTGGCGCGGCTGGAGCCGACGCCGCCTTCGGTGGCCTGGCTCCTGAACTTGCCCAGCTTGACGGGGACGaccacctcctccttctccttcacaTCAGCTCCGTGCTTCTGACCCTGGCAGCCTTCGTCTTGCTCCATGACGAGGCTGACGTGGGCAGAGGACGCCCCGTCGAGGCGATCGGAGACGGAGCCCTCCGAGCCGGACTCCAGCACGAACACCAGCGGGCTGCAGCCGCCGCCGCACGGCGAGAAGTCGGCCAGGAGGCTGCGGCGGCAGAGCGGGCACGTGGAGTGCGACAGCAGCCACGTGTCGATGCATTCGACGTGGAACGCGTGGCTGCACTTggggaggaggcggaggcggtcgTCGTCGTCGAACTCGCACAGGCACACCGCGCAGTCGAAGGGGTCCTTGCCCCCGGCGCCCACCACGGCGCCGTAGAGGAACACCGGCAGCGCGTCGATGAAAGTCTGGTCGACGCCGGCGTCGTGGAGATGGAACAGCTGCTGAAGCTGCCCCTGGAAGGCGGTCGCGTTCCCGTCGCTGGTGTCGGCGTCGCCGGGGTCACGCGGCGCCGGACGGAACAAGAACCGGACGAgcaggtggaggaggccggagatGAAGAAGATAACGGCcaagatcaagatgatgagaaGGATGCTGGGGCTGATCCTGCTCTGGAATCCCGAACCCAGAGCCGCCGGAGACGGCGGCGACAGCAGCGGCATTAATGGCACGGGAGGCGGCAgtaatggtggcggtggcgggggtGGGAGGTAGGGGAGCGGGAGTTGCAGGGGCGACAGGGCTGCGTAATTCATGGCAGCATGCATGGTGTGGTGGATCACGGCTCCGGCCAGCCGGACTCGATCTAGAGACGCCAATGGCGGTGTCGGTGCGGCCTAAAGCTCACAAGGCGGCATAACCATGCGTGTCATCTCCCGAAACATGTGGCTTCTCGTCGCGCACCATCTCCTCGTCTTCTTCTTGAGAAGACAACAGAACTCAAGCAGCTCATCCGTGTCCTTGCGAAGCTTTTTGTGATTGAATCTTTGGAAAGGGAGGATGGAACAGAGAAACAGAGGAGGTGGTTAATTGGGTACAGCAAGAACAGGTGTGTATGtttggagagagggagagagcagTCAATGCATAGGAGGAGGATGGATCCTTAATGCGGGGAGAAAATGGAGGAGAGGAGAGCCAGGAGCCAAGAGGCCAAAGGAGGGGGAGTGATGGAAAATGAAGATCATACTTCCTCAAAAGAATATATGAAAATGACATTATTTCCTTTTTGCTATGCGTACATACTACTACCGGTTTATAGAGGTATTATGTATTTCCAGAAAAACTTTAACTATAAATTTGATcaacaaaatatgagatatatgccacaaaaattatTTCGTTAGATTCATATTTAAAAGAAGTTTTCAATAGTCTAAATTTTGagatatatatcttatattttctTGACCAAATTAGTAGTTAAGTTTTCTCGAAATGTGGAATACCCCTATAAACTGGTATGGAGGGAGTATACGACTCCCCACCAAACCGAAAATACATCGAGAAATGTAAGGCGCATGCAGGCATCAGCCACTGCGTAAAAGATCAACCGTCTTTTGCACCGCGTAATTTACTAGAACAACAATTTACTCAAAGCTACAAATCCGACTCCTCCGGTTATTTTAACCTACAACTCCTCCTTTTAGTATTAATTTCTTGCTGCAAACTCATCGCAAAAACCTCATGGTGGTCTCAAAGAAAAAAATCATTTGAATTCATCGCAACATTAAAATATGCACATTCAACATTCTTTCGATCTATAACAAATCTTCATTTGTCACGCCAAAACATTGGCCACAACAGAAGAACTTAAAGTTGTAAATTAGCTCCCCCTATTGTTAGAACATAAAACTCCCGTTTACAACTTTTTGTTCTGATGCAAAATCGTCACAACAGATCATTTTAATCTTGAAAAGATGATCAGAAATCATCGCGACACTGAAATATGTCCAAACATAAAAATAAGTCTTTGGCTGTAACATATCCCCATTGGTTGTAGGAAAACAACGCAAAAGTGTACCATGACTAATGCAACATAATGATGATCACGGGCAACAAAAAAGATACACAATTGCACCATGAGAATATCCACTTGAAGCGTGCACTCAAAATCTTTCCAATGTCTTACTTCGTTGGTACATAACAAACACCATACTCACTTGAAACACCCTTTGCAACATAAAATATTCTCGTGGAAGTAAAACCCATCGTTAATAATGGAAATTATAGTCTGGAGACTACACTTGCCAGCCGTGAATCGGGATCGTTAGAGCGAGCCTCAACATTGCAGATCAGGTGAGCTTGAAGTCATTTGTTTTTTACACCGGCTTCCCCCGAGCCCGAAGGTGTTTAAGAAGCACAATCTAGATATTGAAAACTAATTCTCAAGGATACTAGACTAAAAATTAATGACATTAGTGTTGATTAACATCCTCCATTGAAGTTGACAAGTGGTATTTGAATATGTTATTGTATTGTATCAAGATCAAAATAAAGGATAAAAGGGCATATTTTGTGATTTAAAACATGGCTAAGCTAGGACACATTTGATTCTAGACAATTGGAAGAGATCATGAATAATTTAAATCCGTACAACATTGTCCGGGAGGCTATTTTGTCTCTAGGATTAGAGAACATCGGATTATTTTTATTACTTGTGCAGTTGCTGTTGGAATAACTATTACTGGAGCTATAGTGTCCTCTTGCTTCCATTCAAGTGAAAAGACTTGGTGGAATAGTATGAAATTTTGAAAAACAACACCTCTATGGTTTTCAAAGTTTTTCATCTCATTTACCGTGCAATGTGTACTCACAATACTCCCTCCGACCCAAGGCTTAGGGCGTATAAGTTTTGGCACAGAGATTAAGGGGAGTTTTCGGGGgctaaaatcttccaagtatgccCCTAATTAATCTCTCACAACGCTCTGGGAATTCCTCTCCACCGTacccatgcacaaccaaggaaccAACACCACCACGACCCACAGGAAATTCCTCTACCACAGCACGTCCCAGCACCACCGAGAACACCACACTCCAGAAATTCATCTCGCACCGGCAGATTGGGGCGGCGGCGGACGAGGGCGCGACTACCTCTGTCGCCATGAGTCAGATCTTGAGCGGCTAGTGCTCCCCTCCCCCTTTCTCCCTAGGCGGCCAACAATCCCATGCCGCTCTATCTCCAACTCCGGCGGACGAGCGACGCGTCCTCGACCCCAACCACCACGGGAGGGAGGCCGGAGCTCGCCGGGCGACGGGCCGGAGGGGGGAGGTTGAAGCTCGCCAGGCAACGGCCATTGCAGGACGGAGGCCGGAGCTCCCTCGGCAGCGCAGGAGCGCACCTATGGGAGGGCTAGCGGCGGTGGCCGACACCCATCTGGCCGGAGCGCCCGCGCCTTTCTTCGATGGGAGTTAGCAGAGGATGAGGCCCAACGGCCGCTACTCGTTGCGGGACTTTCGCAAGTGAGAGGAGGAAGAACGAGGGGAATGAGGGCAATTCGGTAGATTTGCGTCAAAACGCATCCCACGCCTTAACCCTTGGGATAAATCGGAAAAAAAATTGCGCCCTAAGCCCTGGGTCGGAGTATGAAGCTGCACAGTGGAgggattcaattcaaaatctctaTCCTTAGTAATGGCGATGCGTGACAGAACAGGAGAGTAGGTGCATAGTTAGTACACCTGTACTGACTGCCATGTACCACCACTACAATGTCACAGCGGAGACGCGGAACAACGTTGACAATTTGCCGTAGATGCTATTTTTTCTTGTATGTTTAGCTTCCTAGATGTGATATGGATATTTAACAGTTTAACGATGTTGTTAAGCCAAACCAACGCGTACGTTGAGAGAAATAAAAAAGTGCAAGTACGTACGTACTCGCAGACCTAACCAGTGTACTAAACGGTTAGGGTTCCCGTAGACTTTGGTGGCAACTCCAAGGTTAGGAGAAGATGGTTTGGTTGGGTAGCCTAATTTTGACTTCACAAGTATGCTTCAATAAGCAGCCGGCTCAAAGCCCCACTATACTCCCATTTCAAGGGTGCTGTTGCAGTAGTAAATTCCACGTTAAGATGCTGACCAGGGGCTCTGGGTACAAACGCAGAGTAGAGACTAGAGCGGCTAGGGCGCCTCACGCTGAGCAACATGAATGCGCTAGGTGCTGTAGGTTCACAGGTCAACTCCTCGCTGGATCGAGGGCGGGGAATAGAGTATTGGATTCAAAAATCTTGTCGTAACTGGGGATCAATGCATGGCTGAACTGCTCAAGTAGTTCTGCATGGAGGAGGGCAATTTCCTATTCATTTGGTGGGTCTAGTCCATATACTACAGTTCCAATTCCAATACTTCATTTTCAAACACGAGGTTCAAACTCATACACCTCAGTGCATCTCCAACTGCACGACACATTTCGAACGTCTAAATTGTCCGCGAGCGTATCTGTTTGGATGTCGGACGCCCAAATTTCGGACGCTCAAATCTATATTTTCCTACTACTAAAAATTTCAAACAAATGTAGACACTCTTGGAAAACGGGGCAACAGGCCCGGTTTgtttgggccttcagtcccggttttcaaaccgggaccaacaaggcgggactaaagggtccccctttagtcccggttcaaagttgcaccgggtccaaaggcgtcgccacgtggtgcggccagggcgcTCGCGGTggagggcctttggtcccggttcgtggtacgaaccgggcctggaggttctctgccgcggcagaaaattgctatttctctgccgcggcacaggtttagggtggagcagcgtttctctgctGCGGCAGAGAAActgggcgtttctctgccgcggcagagtttcaacaatgcatatatcattcaagaaaccacaaaatatcgtcgtgaatatatagacatcgtcaacagtacacgtaatgcatgcatatttacaatataaagctagtcggatctctttactaaatctatttGCCTTTACGAAGTTGCTCAATATCTATGACCTTCGCATAGTGCTCTCCAGTTGGGGCAATGACCTCGGTAAGAAACAATCCCGCGATtttctcttgaattgctcgtatgcgatcctccgttatgagagtgtcccgtagGCGtatctgaaagaacatctctcataatatgttttgtgtgtctgatgacaatgtatg
It includes:
- the LOC127318580 gene encoding RING-H2 finger protein ATL13-like, with product MHAAMNYAALSPLQLPLPYLPPPPPPPLLPPPVPLMPLLSPPSPAALGSGFQSRISPSILLIILILAVIFFISGLLHLLVRFLFRPAPRDPGDADTSDGNATAFQGQLQQLFHLHDAGVDQTFIDALPVFLYGAVVGAGGKDPFDCAVCLCEFDDDDRLRLLPKCSHAFHVECIDTWLLSHSTCPLCRRSLLADFSPCGGGCSPLVFVLESGSEGSVSDRLDGASSAHVSLVMEQDEGCQGQKHGADVKEKEEVVVPVKLGKFRSQATEGGVGSSRANPDQDVRRCYSMGTYEYVMDQSSLLRVSVKPPAKKRPATRMPGHRVAMSECDCHSKREGFRGFDASAKLSKPTTGKKESFSVSRIWMRGGTRGKDGGAPSGSSSRRASSFRLPSALQRAASDIGAAPKRRADVVSPVTESEYNVSAWDKSASGSVVDWDVESGMGTAAAGLSSRADEAPSFARRTLLWIRGHL